The Candidatus Neomarinimicrobiota bacterium DNA window TAGGAATGGGATGGTCTTTGTAAAAAAGACAAGCCAACACCTCTTGTACCTCTACCCAGCTAATGGATATCCTTCTGTAAAGCAAACATGAGATCAATAGTGTGTCAAAATAGTGTCAAAGAATATGGCATGTGGTGGCGTGAAATGTCTCAATAAGTGCCACTGTGTGCACTAACTTATCACTGCATTGAGGATACCTAAGTTATTGTAAAACTAGAGCGGAGAGGGAGGGATTCGAACCCCCGGTACCCGAAGGTACGCTGCATTTCGAGTGCAGTGCATTCAACCAGACTCTGCCACCTCTCCAATAATCAAATATCAGGTGTAAAATCGGACTTTGACTCTGCCAACCAACGCTCTCCGAACTTTGGTTGGCGAACCTGCCCATCCTGACCATCACCAACTGGTGAATTGCGATTGAATATAAATGTGACCAATAAGGCAGCAATGCCTTAAGACCCTATACCTATTTTTTTGTGGAACGGCTCTCTCTGAAAAAACTATCCAGAATACCCTTACATCTGGTCTCCAGAATACCTCCGATTATCTCAACTTTGTGATTCAAATATTTACCTGAACAGAGTTGAACAGCACCTCCGCAACCTCCATGCTCCGGATCATCAGCACCAAATACAACCCTGGGAATCCGGGCATTTAGAATCGCACCGGAACACATGGGACAGGGCTCAAGCGTAACATAAATTGTAGTATCTTTTAGTCGCCAATCCTTCACTGAATTCGCGGCCGCTGTTATGGCTAACATCTC harbors:
- the tadA gene encoding tRNA adenosine(34) deaminase TadA, yielding MYGSSLLNTDSHAHWMEAAFHEAEKAYAAKEIPVGAVVVLNNQIIGRGHNQREGLNDPTAHAEMLAITAAANSVKDWRLKDTTIYVTLEPCPMCSGAILNARIPRVVFGADDPEHGGCGGAVQLCSGKYLNHKVEIIGGILETRCKGILDSFFRESRSTKK